Below is a genomic region from Medicago truncatula cultivar Jemalong A17 chromosome 3, MtrunA17r5.0-ANR, whole genome shotgun sequence.
AGTATCCGAATTGGGCGAGATATGTGCTTTGGTTTATGGCTGAACTTGCTTTGATTGGTGCTGATATTCAAGAGGTTATTGGTAGTGCTATTGCTATTCAGATTCTTAGTCGTGGTGTTTTGCCTCTTTGGGCTGGTGTTCTTATTACTGCTTCTGATTGGTATGCCTATCATCACTCTTTTCATTCAATTATGCATCTTTTAAGGAATTGTTTTACTCAATTATGGGATTGAGGTTTTGTTATTActgaaatttaagtttttttttttttttggataaacagcttagtTAAGTGCTTATCAGGTAAGTgattatgtataagttatttttatcaCGGAAGTTAATATAAAGACAAacattttcataagctatcatggAAGAATTTATGTTAGTAGAAAAGTTCAAATAATTCAATCTAAACAGGCGATCTAGTGGAGGAGCTTAgaccatttttttcattttggagTGGTATTGTTGATTTTTCTTACCTTGTTCATAACTAGAATTCGTAGGGATTCGGTGACTTTGGTGGCGGGAAAGTCACAAAGTCACCGTGACTTTAGTGTATTTTGGTGTATTTcatgaaagagaaatgatagaTAATATGAGAGAGAGCGATAGCCACAGTTGCAACGACTTTCCTGCCTTAAAGGTAGCAAATCCTGACCCGGATTTTCATGAGCTGCAACTTGCAAGGAAAGTTTGGATTGATGGAGTTGTTATGAGTAGAGAACTGAAATCGAATTTGTCGGACTAAGTTTCCTGTTAGTACCTGGCTGTTAACTGATTTTAGTTATTAGTCTACAACTATAAAAAAGTTTTAACTGGATGAGGCTAATTTGCTTTACatacttcaaatattttttatgtatctCGATTCTAGTTTCTATGTAACACATTTCAGTTAAGTTCAGCCAGTAATTAGATACCTTACTCTTGACTATATTCAAAACTCGAACTTGTATGGTTGCATATGCTTTGACGTTATGTTTTGCTTTGGCATGACAACAACATGTTTCCTTAGCTTACTATATTTTTGAACTTGTGAACACCTTTATGttatcaacaacaaaagttcTGAAATTTAATGGTTTGGATTAAATTTCTGTATGGAAGTTAGTAGTAGAAACATGTATACTTCAATATTTTTGAAGCTTCATTTCTTGATTTCAATTTTCTGACTCTATTGTTATTGTCTTCAGTTTATTGACTTGGAGCCATCCCACTTTCATGTTTAAACACCTAACTGTGCTTTACTCTCTCTGTTGTCGTGCagctttttctttctatttcttgAAAACTACGGAGTGAGGAAGTTGGAAGCTGCTTTTGCAGTTCTCATAGCTACCATGGCTCTTTCGTTTGCCTGGATGTTTGGTGACGCACAACCTAGTGGAAAAGAGCTTGTGAGGGGTAAATTTTGTCTTTATCGTGTAATTGAACCACTTTGTTTTTGGAAAGGTATCTCTCCCTATAATCCACTGGCATAACCTGTGTTTGTTCCTTCTGGTAGGTATTTTGATTCCAAGACTTAGCTCAAAAACGATTCATCAGGCTGTGGGCGTTGTGGGTTGTGTAATTATGCCTCACAATGTATTTCTACATTCTGCTTTAGTGCAGTCAAGGAAGATTGATCCCAATAAGAAAGGTCGGGTGCAAGAGGCTCTTAATTACTATAATATTGAGTCCACAGTTGCACTTTCAGTCACCTTCATGATCAATCTGTTTGTCACAACAGTTTTTGCTAAGGGTTTTTATGGTACAAAGCAGGCAAATAGCATAGGATTAGTAAATGCAGGGCAATATCTTGAGGAGAAATATGGAGGAGGACTCTTCCCTATTCTTTATATATGGGGAATTGGGTTACTGGCGGCCGGACAAAGTAGCACTATCACTGGCACATATGCTGGGCAATTCATAATGGGGGGTTTCCTAAACCTTCGATTAAAGAAATGGTTGAGAGCATTGATCACTCGGAGTTGTGCAATTGTGCCAACTATAATTGTAGCTATTGTTTATAACAGGTCAGAAGCCTCATTGGATGTTTTGAATGAATGGCTCAATGTGCTTCAGTCCATACAAATTCCCTTTGCATTGATTCCCCTCCTCACATTAGTCTCCAAAGAGCGTATCATGGGGTCCTTTAAGGTTGGGCCTGTTCTTGAGGTGAGTTGATCATGATGTTTCTTCATTTCCGTAACTGTTAATTGTTAGATCTCTGAACTCTAAAGCAACTTATGCCATggaataaagtttttttttttttttttttatcttgttagATTTTTTTACAACTCAATGACTTAGTGATTaggaaaggaaaataaatttttcgtATGTTTTATTTTCTCTGCAGATAGATTAACTAGCAGAATGATTTTAATctgaaaatcaaatattaatatttttaagatgCTTATTGGCGCTTCAATCAACAATCTATGCTTGTTTTCTGGGTGAAATGGAAATAGAACCgtattaatatttaaaagacCGTGTCAGGCTTGATATTTGCTTGTATCTGCTTCTATCCTTGTCTTATTTTACTGAAGTATGGATTTAGTTCTGATACTGATTTTGAATCTGATAATCAAATACAAAGTCACTTAAGAATAAGATGCCCAATGACTATTCAATCAACAATCCAATGACTTGATCTTTAAGTAAACCGGTTCagtttttaataaattacaCGTGTGACTTCTCCGATCTTAAGTTTTCCTATGTTTTATTAAGTCATATTAATTACCGGAATGATTTTAATCTGATAATCAAATATCAAGTTATTTTAAGATGCATATTCAATATTCAATTACAATCTATGCTTGTTTTCTAGGTAAAATGGAAATAGAACCGTAGCAATGTTTTAAAAGACTGCGTCAAGCTTGATATTTGTCTGTATATGCTTCTATCCTTGTCTTGTTCTACTCAAGTTTAGATGCATTTAGTTCATCTAATACTGATTTTGAGTCCGATAATAAAATACCAAGTCACTTAAGATGCCTAATGACTATTCAATCAACATTCTGATGACTTGATCTTTGCGCAAGTCTGTTCAGTTTTTTAATGAATTACATGTTTGACTTCTTCGGTCTtaagtttctatttatataactGATGTACACCTATGGTAGAATTGATAAGTaaaattgatgtaaaattttaaactacCTCAAAGATATGTTTCTTTCGTAGGGTATTTACTATTTAGCTCAACCATTTTGGTACTGAGCTACACATTTTCTGCAGACTATGTTTTACTAAGTTAAACCATTTACAGCCTAGGGATCCGGTTATGCCATTGTAGTGTTGTACATGTTTATCACCTtgaaaatgaagcatgcaaTTCCTTagttatataaaatatatgggTATTATTGATCACTTGTTCATCGAGACTGTTACAAACGTAGATACTAATGTATTTGAAAGTCAATGAAAGTGTTAGTTTTCTGACAGTTCCTTCTTTGAATCATGAATATTCGCTGTTATatcaagtttaaaaaaaatgatgtgcaAATACCAAATTCATTCAGTAAACCGATtccttttgattaaaattttaattttttttttttgttataataattctttatttatttattttgtagagGGTGGCATGGACGGTTGCTGCACTGATAATAGTAATTAATGGGTATCTCTTGGTAGATTTCTTCCTTTCTGAGGTGAACAGCGTATTGTTTGGTTTTGTAGCCTGCTCTTGCACAGTTACATACATTGCAtttattgtatatttaatttcacAAAGTGGTGCTCTTCCTTCCGCATTGGTGGATCGACTTCCAAAGGGATTTTGTTCCTCTGAGAATTAAACCAACACAAGTTACACAAcattaaaaatatggaaatagtATGGCAAGCCTCAGCTAGACAATTTTGCTCGACAAGTTTTACTCATACACCATGAAGGATGCCTTGGAATTTCTCCAACCCTGCAATGGGGATTAAAGGATGTACAAGGTCAGATAGTGGAAAGAACCTAGATTTAACTGCACTTCTTTTCTCCAATACGGTTATAGAGGTTACCTACAGCGTGTAACAAGACAGGTATATCTTTTTCGTAATAGAAAGTTGTGGAGAGAGCATCATTACAACTTGCAGGATAGATTATTTTCCTGCGCacctttattatttttctaacaaGTTGTAAATTGCTCCATCATTCTTGGTTGTAAACAGTTTGTGTTTAAATATACTCAGACTAACACTCACATATTGCTTTGGTGAAAAGAACAcggagtattttttttccttgataAGGCAGACAGCTAAGACAACAGCCATAAGTTATAGGGAATAGTCAAATAATATGAAGTACATTATTAGTGACTTTCATTTTTCCTGCTTTCTAGTTGGTTATGGTTTTGTTCGGTATATGAGCAATACAtagtgattatattatattagaaCTATAATTTTTGTAGTCCAAGTCTACAAGCTGTTTCTGTCAATAATTGAAAACACTGAATAGTCATTAAATTATTGGTTTTCTGGTTTGACTTGATGTAAGTTGGttcgattttttattattagatttAGATCAAGACCACTGATTATCTTAGTCAATGGAGTTGCAAAAGCCTTGTAAACAGTTGAATTCCAAAAACTAAAGATTCTGGTAACGGATTCCACTTTCTAGAACATGCAAAACCAGTTCCCATGAATTTGCTTCATGCAGG
It encodes:
- the LOC25489927 gene encoding metal transporter Nramp2, giving the protein MSGPSREENSKEEVKEEDEGNRLLEVNVEGESSSEEEAAYESGEKIVVVDFEFGTVDDSTVPPFSWKKLWMFTGPGFLMSIAFLDPGNLEGDLQAGAIAGYSLLWLLMWATLMGLLIQSLSARVGVATGRHLAELCKEEYPNWARYVLWFMAELALIGADIQEVIGSAIAIQILSRGVLPLWAGVLITASDCFFFLFLENYGVRKLEAAFAVLIATMALSFAWMFGDAQPSGKELVRGILIPRLSSKTIHQAVGVVGCVIMPHNVFLHSALVQSRKIDPNKKGRVQEALNYYNIESTVALSVTFMINLFVTTVFAKGFYGTKQANSIGLVNAGQYLEEKYGGGLFPILYIWGIGLLAAGQSSTITGTYAGQFIMGGFLNLRLKKWLRALITRSCAIVPTIIVAIVYNRSEASLDVLNEWLNVLQSIQIPFALIPLLTLVSKERIMGSFKVGPVLERVAWTVAALIIVINGYLLVDFFLSEVNSVLFGFVACSCTVTYIAFIVYLISQSGALPSALVDRLPKGFCSSEN